In the genome of Planctomyces sp. SH-PL62, the window ATAGCGTGCAAGAAATTGGCTTTGTTCGGCGGTTTCGTGTTGGCTCTTAGATACTCCGTATCGCGTGATTCGAGTGCGAGCGGCGGCGGCATGATCGACGAGGACGCACCCCCTCACGATGACAGTGCGTCAATCCGCGGAGATGGAGCGACTCAATCAGGGAAATCGGGATGTCGAGCGGGCGTCGGGGGGCGGTTCGCCGATCAGCGCGAGCTTCTTCGGACGCGGCCGTCGCGGTCGGCCTGCCAGACTTGCCCCGAATCGACGTCGAGCGCCGTCAGCCAGCCGCCGCCGTGGCAGTAGGTGTCGATGCAGACGATGTGGCCGAGGTCGAGGATCTTGCCGTTCTTCTGCGAGGTGTGGCCGACGACGGCGGTCTTCCCGGATTCGTGTCGGCGCGGTACGCCGTCCCGCAACGAGTGCCAGCGCAAGATCGACGCCGGTTGCCGGTCCAGCGGCTGCGAGGGGTCGTATGAGGCGTGGACGAAGAGGTGGCGATCCGTTTCATGGAAGCCGACGCACGCCTTGAGAAAGGCGAGATTTGCCGAACTGAGCCTCGGCAGCTCACGGCCCCAGTCCCGATCGGGGCGAGCGGGTCGGCCGTTCCCGCCGGCGTTCGTCGCGGCGGCGGGGAGCCCGGCGTGGGCGCGCAGCAGCATCTCGTCGTGGTTGCCGAGGAGCGGGACGAGGCGACAGCGACCTCTCAGCTCGGCCAGGGCGTCGAGGACGCCTCGCGAGTCCGGGCCTCGGTTGACGTAATCACCCAGCGTGACGACCACGTCGTCCACGGTCGGCTGGATGGCGGCGATCAGGGCGTGCAGCGCCCTGGAGCAACCATGGACGTCTCCGACGGCGATCGTGCGTTCGGGCATCTTACCTGGGAAACCTCCTTCGATTCATTCGCCCATCTTGTCGTTGACCTGGACATGGTGGCCGCGGAGGAACTCGGCGGCGCTCAGCGCCCGTTTGCCGGGGGCCTGGACGACCAGGAGTTGCACCGCCCCCTCGCCGGCCGCCACCACGAGCCCGTCCTTCGAGGCGGCGAGGACCGTGCCGGGTTCGCCGTTCCCTTCGACGGGGATGACCTTGTGGACGATCAGCCGAACGGGCCCCTTGGGGGTCCAGGGGAGCGCCGTCCAGGTCGTCGACGCGATCGGCCAGGGCTGCATGGCTCGGACCAGATCGTGGATCTGGCGCGCGGATCGGGTCCAATCGATGAGCCCGTCGTCCTTGCGGAGCTTGGGGGCCTTGGTGACGAGCGCGGGGTCTTGAGGCAGGATCTCGGCCCTGCCGGACGCGACGGCGCGGACGGCGTCGATGAGGAGGGGGACGCCCAGCTTCGCCAGGCGGTCTTCCAACTCCCCCGCCGTTTCGTCAGGCTCGATCGGCGTTCGGGC includes:
- the fmt gene encoding methionyl-tRNA formyltransferase, which gives rise to MDSPISIVMLGTGDFALPSFEGLADAGFRMLTLVTQPDRPQGRRQELIPSLVKQAAERRGVPVFQPERVNDAEAVEHLRELAPDFLITAAYGQILSAELLGVPSQGALNLHGSILPAYRGAAPVARAIQNGDLESGVTIIQMTPRVDAGGMIAVARTPIEPDETAGELEDRLAKLGVPLLIDAVRAVASGRAEILPQDPALVTKAPKLRKDDGLIDWTRSARQIHDLVRAMQPWPIASTTWTALPWTPKGPVRLIVHKVIPVEGNGEPGTVLAASKDGLVVAAGEGAVQLLVVQAPGKRALSAAEFLRGHHVQVNDKMGE
- a CDS encoding metallophosphoesterase family protein, with product MPERTIAVGDVHGCSRALHALIAAIQPTVDDVVVTLGDYVNRGPDSRGVLDALAELRGRCRLVPLLGNHDEMLLRAHAGLPAAATNAGGNGRPARPDRDWGRELPRLSSANLAFLKACVGFHETDRHLFVHASYDPSQPLDRQPASILRWHSLRDGVPRRHESGKTAVVGHTSQKNGKILDLGHIVCIDTYCHGGGWLTALDVDSGQVWQADRDGRVRRSSR